A region of the Artemia franciscana chromosome 19, ASM3288406v1, whole genome shotgun sequence genome:
TTATGATATCATTAAATTTCTGAAACAACTTTGATTACTTTTgccttaaatttattttctgctgTTTGTTCAAATAGCCTAAGAAGTCAATCAATCAGAAAATTTGGCCAATCAGAGTTTGGCTAAGCACATTTTTAGGAGCAACAATAGActtacaaatttaaaacaaaaagctaTTTATTGGTCAGCAGTCTTCCCATCATATGGTGATGCAGTAGGTTTGACATTAATTTGATAATACAGGACCCAGAGTTTAAACCCAGCTGTGGCAGAACACTGCTGGGCCAACTCAGGGACCTTAAGTAGTCAAGAGGCgttgttaatccaattactttttacttttttcagcaGCTCTTCACTTTTTGGGCAAATGAGTATATCCAAGCTAATACGCTTCTTAATATTTTCTGTGCtacataaaaattatagaataagCTTAAAACACAAATATCTTATGAACACTAAGAGGAGGCAATTGTAATCCTGTTCTAGAAGTGCTTTCTATTAATATTTctagaataatgaaaaaaaatatgacctTTACCCAGCTCAGCCAAGAAATATGAAGGTGCAGATATTTTAAATATGGCTTTCAAAGTAGCTAAACAACCATAAACAGTgcttataaaaaaattgtattgtatgaagaaaaatattggttaaaaaaatttgaaactggAATTGTAAAAATTAGGTTCATATTATATCTAACCTTCCTTACAAAGGGAGCATGAGATACACAAAGCTCAGAAAAAGGTTGACAAACAGGAATCCAAATGCTCAGAAGCTCATATAGTCCCATAACTAAATTATCTGAAAGACAACAGGACACACTGGCGTGTCCACATgtcccatgagttacaaaccttctcccagtaaattgcatggtgatgcagaacaccattgtgggaggatcctctataggaggacaactgcagcagggcgtaagatccagatctatagacaacggcctctgcaaagggctgcctcaACCCTTTCCGGCTACCTGAGAGACTGGGGACCTAGTGGTCAACTCTATTCTCACTTGAGGAGTAGCACCCCTCAAGGAAATTGTAACCTGTAAACAACACAGGATTTGCatgggattctgattaatggataattcttctagACTTCCTCTGCTTTGACAGGCGTTTTTGGGATGAAAaatctcttcctagctaatttatatACTATGGGTTGCCGTACCATAGTggaataatatttgtaggcatgaaaaTATAATGAGTTGGCGGTAATAGGcttctgggcttggtctgttttgatGGGTGTTTTCGGGATgaaaaaacctcttcctagctaactTATCTAAtatgggttgcctccccatAGCTCCCcaaagctgctaagtcttgtataggctgggaaggtattaataatagaaaactAATTGCTGATTTTATGACTataaagttcagggtatcaggtTAGTAGTATATGaccctgttgaaccaactgacaaagatactagtgactcagatgtaTTGTGCTTACAGTTACTGGAGCAAATAGATAGGGTCCCATGTataaatatggtgtttttactaggagattttaacgcccaggttggTTGAAATAGGGAttgatggtatcctagcctaggtaagttttataggtataacaatctagttataaccaatatggTGTTTCATcctaaaatggcccataagttgacatggtattcacatgatggtaagacagcaaaccttgtTGATTATGTTgtagtaaaccgaagactggagGATCactacaagatactagggtatatgagtgctgttattaatgttaaaagtaaagatcaccatctagtagtgtctagggttaatttaaagcagaaatttcggaagggtaactacctcccaggaagttatgatgctggtagactccaggatgagaatttgagagaaattttttaggaacagttgaatactaaacttgagagtttaaaatttgacaatgtagaagatggttagaataattttagaaaaacaatttttgaagttgctgatggtatcTTAGGGaaaaagttaagactgcagctaggaatattagtgaaaaagctttatgtttaatagagaggacaaggggtttgtacaagaattatctaattgatagatcatatgaaaacaaaaggaatgtaaagaaaggggagaaataattaaaatatgaactaaagaTGTGTGAAGTTGAGgccatgaataaaattgctgaggatctggaaactgcagccagacggcataatagtaaaatactgtactagcatgttaataaattgagagggagtagtcaatatGGACttttcccagttaaagataggaacggggccataattagtgataagggaagagctaaagagagatgggcggaacattttgagaatgtgctaaaccaagatacagttgcagaaaaaaatatagaggaaaatgaaaaagtttgtgatatctttgatgtgaaggaagatttgttttgtgagaaagAACTAGCAACagtaataaaaagattaaaaaataataaggctccaggtgctgatagtgtagtaaatgagtttcttaaatatggtggctctgaggttagaaataaggtactgaagattatgaatatgatttttgaaaagggggaagtacctaacgattttaggaaaaccttaattaaaccactgtgtaagaaaggtgataagagtcaGTGTATTAATTATCTAGGCATTAGtttggtctctgtaggtagcaaattacttagtaatataatactttttagactgagagatgatgtagacaaagttttaagagaagtacagtgcagttttagaaaaagtagaggatttgtcaaccaaattttcataAATGGGGTAATAaatgagaagtgccttagttgtcaaaaacgttgattttcagttttatagattatgaacaagcATTCGATCCTATTGATGGAAGAGCTTGAACAAAGGTCTTATTCTTATATGACATACCAGACAAATAGATTAAAGTGATTAGCGCTATATataagaataatactgctgcggttgaGGTAGGAAAGGAGGTTTAGCAGCtcgttttgtattaaatcaggatttAAGCAGGTTTGTGTTCTACCCTTCTTTGTATGTATCATTTTATTGGACTTTGTCTTAATTGcaaaggaaaggcaattggagaccacggaatcaaatggggaggaaaaactttcctggacttagattatgctgatgatttaagcattctaGACGAAAGTGTGAGCATAATGAAttaacttttagaggttttgtgagttcagggtgctagaataggtttaaaaattaatcttaagaggactaagtcactaaggctaggaataaatgaagatgaaaaggtgacgtagggtaacgaaaagattgatttggacagcttcacttaccttggtagtattattagtaaagacagtgggagcaaTGAACATGGTAAAAGTTGAATAGCCAAGGCttggggtgtttttttttcacagttaaaaaaagtttggaagaataggaaaataagtctaCAAATTAAGATTTGAATATtagaaggtacagtgatgacagtggttaaatatggctctgaagcatgggcgctcctaaaaaaagatgaagatttactagatgttgtcaagagaaattgcctatggattgttctgggtacctgactgactgactgtatttcaaacagtaggctgtacgaaaaatgtggttcaatcccgctttctaggtctataatgaaagaaaggttgagatggctagggcacgttccgTGGATGATGGATTgacgaagattgtccttttcggctaaTCGAAAGGGCTAAATGAAAATcaggttgtccttgtctgggatgggaggatgtcataaagaaagatttaaaggaaatgggaactccctgggagggtgtaaagaaggaggttttgaatagattgggatggaggaggaggagcatgcgtagctgtgttggcttcaggcggcttggttctgcggtgagttgttagtagaagtagtagtattttATTTCCAACGGATATACCATAAGGTTATTGGAATCCATTATAacgaaaagacaaagaaaaggcAGAAAAGGATGCATCAATTCCAAAACACCCAAAGAATATCATCCCTTTGGTGGGTGATAAGAAACTTTATTCCTATATTGAGTGAAAAACTGAgtagaattctaaaaaacatAACCTGAATGTCATctttaaaaattcttattaaataGAGAGCTTTTTCAACAGCAGCAAAGATGAAGCCAGTCCCATTTTGCTGATTGGTTCCCTCTTCTTGTGGTTGTTTCTATGTTGAAAGAACCCAAAATCAATTGAGGGAGAGGTTGCAGAGGtcatgaccaaaatatttgcaatgTAATCTGCCTTTTTTCGCTGGctgttattatctttttttttcttctttgaggaTTTTAtcgttttgtcatgattagcccgTGTGATCTCAGAAATTAGTATTTATCATTCTGCACTGAGGATGGTCAAGCGGAGCTCATGAGCGGAATATTTGCATTGTAATctggcttctttttttttcactgactgTTGTTATcctcgtttctctcttctttacgttttttttatcgttttgtaAACGAAAATGCTTTCTTAAACCACTCATTTCCATTCTTATGTTTGGTTGTCCTTTAGACCCttttttgaagggggggggggtcctctTTATGCATTACTTACATGCAGGAATGGTGGTAAATGTTTCTGAAATGAAGTGAGAAAGCAATGGGACCACATTAGACAATCCATTGAAAGCTTGAAGTCATCAAAAGACTAAGAATCTTTTGATTTGACACAAGGTATATCTTAGACAGAACAAAATCTTGCCTAATGAGTTACATGGTTTCCTAGAagtcattttcaaatttggcaCACTAGTTTTGACCCTTTGAAGGTGTTGATAGACTTTTCGAAGTGGGGAAGGGGACCTCCTAACTGATATTTCCTGGAAACTTCTTTATATACCTTAGAGACAAATGGACTCGAGGGCTCCCCCCCCATTTCTGCTTAAGCTATACAAAAAGTATTCAACTTTGTAGTTTGGGACTTTGGTTTTTGAACTTGCAATTGCTGTtatttataatgaatataatattGTTTTATAGTTTATGCTGAGGCAAGATGTATTGAAGCTTTATAGAGATGTGTACCGAATGACCAGAAGTATTGCAGATCAACGTCAAAAGAATGAGATAAGAAGTTGGGCAGCTTCTGAGATAAGAACACATAGAAACCACCAAGATGAGGTATTAAATGGGTGGCTCTACAGAGAGATAGCTCCCCCgttattggaaaaatattttaagtattattACACTTAAGCATACAATTACATTTACATACTTACCTACACAAAAGGGGCAAAAGTGGGGGGATGAGTGCTACCAGGAATTTCTTTATGGGGGGAGCTACAAGGGgctttgtttttcccattggAGATTCAATATTCGCTTGACTGTTTAtcctaaaattaatttatgatattctaACCCCATTCCCTcaagttgaattttttaattggtaaaatttatacAGAGGTGATTATCATGCTCAATGCCCTCTTATATAAAGATGTTAGAATGGCAGTTAAAGGAGGGAATGGCAGCCCCTTTCAACTTTAAGAGAACCTTGGGTCAAACAGTTTGTGCaaataaactgtaagtaaagagcaacccttATCAATAGAACCCTAAACtctataaaatgaaattttgataacaacatATACAACAACAGATCCATTATTTTTGCTGATTCTGAATCTGCAAcatttatgaattttaatattgctgatCAAACGTTAATAGCAAATGAAGatttgtttaatattaaaagaagagGTGCAATCTTGATGAAAGCAATACAGTGAGATTCAACGTGCATGAGAACCCCAAAGTTGCGATCtgctaaacatgaaatttcccTTTTTCCAGAGAAGGATGGtcatgtatatatgttttttctcCAGGAATTATTGTATTGACACAATAGTccttatttttcagtatttatttAAAGAGTATACATCTAAATAGAAATTTAAGGATCTAGTGCTTTATATGTGTAACACAAGAGATCACGCCAGAAGAAAGACAGCTATAAGCCATTTACTCAATAAAAATAACGGAAATAGAGTATAACGTTCACACCAATAGATTAAGAGGGAGAGACCAAAGGCCCTGAAAAAGCATTTTGTCActcaaatatatataatgaatattCAAATGATTACAGATTTAAACTCTGACCACCGCTCATTAGGGAGAGTGTATATAATGACGAATACAAAGTGAAGCATGCGTTATGGGCTCTGTGGGGGCAAAAGCTCCTTTTTGATTGCAAAGACGATAGTTTATTCATCAAGATTATAAGAGGAGGAGATATTCTAaatgagctttttttttcaaaaaaaaaatggatcatGGTTATTCCTGTTGGGGCAACCCAGTAAATCATGGTTGTCCTCTTAGGGGAAATTTAGTAAGGAACAAACCCTATCCACAATGACCGAAATACGATTAAGGGACAATATTTTGGGGTTTCAAAGCGAATAGGGGCACATTGAAATTCTGTGCTTATCTCAAAAGCAGGTCAAAATTGTTGGGGTAACAAGTTGAAAAGTAACAAGAATTCCTAATTAGGTTTAAAAAATGGTTGCTGTTATCGAAGTCCATGCACTTCATAAGAGTTAGGATAGGCAGGACTGGATTATGATATTTACATTAAAGTACGATTTTTTACCCCCCAGTGCTATAAGAAGTATTGCTCAAACAAGGGCAATTGAAATGGGATACACAGTATTTTTTATAAGACCACAAAAAGGGAAGAGTACAATGATGCAAAAATTCTATTCgaaactttttctatttaatggcAGTAGCAATTGCACATGTTTTATGCTCAtaagtgttttcagtaaagtgttatAGAACTATTTGTAAAAAACAAAGGATTGAGGATCTTATAAAATTGCTTGATCAAATTTAGCTTATCAAAAATTCAATACAGTTAAGTTTAAAGCTACTGAGAATAAGTTGCTAGTGTAAGAAAATCAACGTaataaacaaaaagcaaaacaaagtgatctttataaaattatttcgtGAAATTTAGCCGAACGAAAACCCGTGGTAGAGGTTGCAAACCCCTATTCATAATTATACATTACTACGTATTTTTCCCTAGGAAggtcatggatgcgtgtttttttcttattttatcatAAAGGATGGTTTATCGAATTAAGGGTCATAAAGTAGCCTACTCATTTGAGGGCTCGGGCAGGGCTTGTTTGAACGAAAATGGAAGGTCATAGTGATATTTTTCAGTCACAAAATGGATCGTACCACATCAAACAGTGCCCTAATGCCATTTTGTGCCCTAAAACAACAATTTACCCTAAATAACTGGCGTCAGGATACCAATGATCTAACGCCAAACGTCATTTTGTGccctaaaacaaaaattttggtcTGAATAGACTCACTTGCTGTCAAGTGCGTGTTTTCGGACAGCCAATAATTTTAGAACTATGAAAAGGATATTTGTGTCGCCTTTCAATTTCAGAAACCATACTACCGGTTGCACATTAAATGTACTTCCTTACTTGTACTTGGATCAGGACACAAGCTATCATGAAGGGTCCCATTTGCCACCATGTCTCCAGAACCCACCAATCGGCTCGAGGTCAGATTTGATATAGTTGAGCCAAGTTTTGGCTTGTTCTCCATGTCGTTTTCTCTAATCAGGTGCTGGTGTGCAGCGTAAGCTTTAATTTGTAAAAGTCTCGGCCGGTCTTCGGCAAATATGCCCGAACCAGGACAAGTGGCGACGTCGAATGATAGTTGTGATGTCGTATTTCTGGTCACATGACTGGCGGATGATCGTATTTGGGATTCGGTTGCTGAGACGTAACCCCAATATGCTCTTTAGGCATCTGTGTTCAAAAATGTTGAGGGTGTGTCCTTTGGCGACGTTTAAATGCCACATCTCAAAGCCGTACAGTAAAATCGATCGGACTAGGGCATCGTAAATAAGTATTTTCCTTTCCTGGTGGATTTCCTTCCTTTTCTATAACAGCTTCCACAGCTGTGTGAAGACAGCGGAAGCTGATGCAATGCGACATTGAATTTCTTCGCTACATCCGCCGTTGATGTCGATTTATGATCCGAGATACTTGAATTTATTGACAACTTCTTTCTGTCTTTGGTTCAGGGTTATAGGAGTCGAGTTTATTTCCGGGGCATTATACATAGCTTTAGTCTTGTATTAATCTTGAGCCCGACTGGGGCAGCAACTTCGGAGACTTTCAGAAGCATGTTCTAGGTTTCGCCAAGAAAAAAGTGTCATGGCTCGTACAGTTCATCGAAAACGAGCGGTTATTACAAACTTTTTATGCAGTGACACTAACAATTATGCAGTATTGCATAATTGCAATGCTGAATGAATGGCATTTTTGGGTAGTATACGCGAAAAAAAGTTCCCGTGAATAACTATAGGGGCAGTTCAATTTCAAATGGTGTCAAATGATATATTTTAAGATATGTGGTCTTGTTTTACATTTGGTCTTTTTTAGTAGTCCATATCAGTAAATGTTTACCGTAGCATAAACCTAAGGAAACtaaaaatcaaagagaaatatttGTTGAAGCAGCCGTTATTTAGGGTAAAAACAGGTCGGTTCcattttttggtataaaaaacTGAAGCACAGAAGTGGATTAACGCGATTGCTTTGCCGTTTCTGTCCAAAGATCGAATGGTGCCGACTTCTAGGTGACATGTGCTATATTTATTGCTGTTTGAAAGACTTACAAGAAATTGCTAATCAAACACTAGTATCAGGAACAGGAGGTAAAGGGAGCTTTGCCCCCTCATATATAGGATAATTTCTGTACGTTATAAGTTTTAACGTAGCTTTactctttcatttaaataaaactgttgtcttttatttatttcatatatgtcaaaatgttttttttctgttttaatgtattttcacaCCATTTAtgtatccatttttattttcacttctttcgtgattatttgtttttgcacTGAAGATGgacaaaaacttaataaatttacGGGCCATTACTAATCACTATTTCTTGATTAGTTTGAATAAACCGCCTTTAGAGAGGCACTAGCTAACTTCAAGATGAAGAAGATTATTAGACACTGAATAGTCCAGTCGAAAATACTTATAGGGAAGTACTAATCAAACTCTAGCGATAAAAGGTGTTGACAAAGGGGGCGCCGCTTCCTCATATGTTGTACAGTTtatgtgttttaagttttaatgtgactttttactgtcatttatacgaagttaatttttgtttacttactATAAGTAGATACTTTTCTTTtacttaaaatctatttttaaataattgggttattcttgttttatctatgctttttactttttttcgcATTGAAAATTcgcaaaaattcaataaaactttttaggTGAATTTAATCATCATTTTCAACTATCTTTAAAGAAAGGATAAACATTCCAAAGAAGATGATTCCTTGAATAGTTCATACCACAATAACATTTTTCTATATCATTCCACAAGGGAGAAAGGACCTTTACTAGGGTTCACACCCTTTTTGCACAAGAAAGAGAAGAAAGATGTGCCAAAAGTATCAGGCCAGACTCTTGTCTGTTCCTTTGTTTTTCTGGAACCCGTTTATTGTTAATGCTTTAGTATTCGTCAATTTATTTT
Encoded here:
- the LOC136039245 gene encoding LYR motif-containing protein 2-like isoform X2; translated protein: MKSIAKNLKYKDMGKKFLTLKQFMLRQDVLKLYRDVYRMTRSIADQRQKNEIRSWAASEIRTHRNHQDEVTIRGLIIHGQRMLKDLEKSLKVTT